One Rhipicephalus microplus isolate Deutch F79 chromosome 4, USDA_Rmic, whole genome shotgun sequence genomic window carries:
- the LOC142814220 gene encoding uncharacterized protein LOC142814220, producing the protein MDARCPIPEMRKCAQVGPSLDLQRKLSALHSFLATLKASGIDLFQPCGRSNGVPYCWTGSEVLVLNGVLLSVSLELREDSPGVLSLVSLVALGRTDLSDSALTCAVFLVYWLLCYHRCVRTVHLDFDAVLCLCTPVVVAEALRRGPSVSCLRLDLPGIAERTHNLAVLTSALGSMVSLEMLDIQGVTLSYVSVGGIVAALKSGRLRALVLGTCPQGKKVALRLSRALRKCTSLLSLTINGRARSLAQSVSQQTFLGQIPSLLQTNMTLRSLSLSGVTGELVGKVLRCLARNDTLNELCLSDAPRGDMSVPVGSIYEFTENRHLRVLKLTQLKLGDAAAMAFAELLIDNVTLEEVDFSGSSVGTFGAHALAKALCINRSLKTLCLERSSLTEQSVELFARALSLNDYVEKVSLGNVFLPEQWCVPAEICDFNKLCGRLEVTWNTWGLEQTSICLSTAQPRQERIKLCWNRLATIASVGTIFAAASSLSFLNEVVVGNIHSDVRGFSEAIAGLLVSTKTLKKLEIRELFATSSIVIAILNALARNSTVCSAYFSCSLSDVEVVNALMAALNTNVTLHCVKFRGLYVRNMARFVRGIEKNDVLTDFSFDGIPDKEDVQDLWRLLWRNRCILSRAVKHVQGISVDEEAFSVLAGRDSLICALVKVTGKTSSECSDIVRRMVDKRRIT; encoded by the coding sequence ATGGACGCACGATGTCCTATTCCGGAGATGAGAAAATGTGCGCAAGTGGGTCCCAGCCTTGACTTGCAGAGGAAACTTTCTGCGTTGCACAGTTTTCTGGCGACGCTGAAGGCAAGCGGCATTGATCTGTTCCAGCCCTGCGGAAGAAGCAACGGCGTGCCGTACTGCTGGACAGGATCGGAGGTGCTCGTGCTGAACGGCGTGCTCCTGAGTGTCTCATTGGAACTGCGCGAGGACAGCCCGGGTGTCTTGTCACTGGTCTCATTAGTAGCGCTAGGCAGGACCGACCTTTCTGATTCCGCACTCACGTGTGCGGTTTTTCTGGTGTACTGGCTCTTGTGCTACCACCGCTGCGTGCGAACCGTTCACCTGGATTTCGACGCAGTCCTGTGTCTCTGCACTCCTGTTGTCGTCGCCGAGGCGCTGCGACGCGGACCCAGCGTGTCGTGCCTCAGGCTCGATCTGCCCGGCATAGCAGAGAGGACGCACAACCTGGCGGTTCTGACGTCTGCGCTTGGGTCGATGGTCAGCCTGGAAATGCTGGATATTCAAGGAGTGACTCTAAGCTACGTGAGCGTTGGTGGCATCGTAGCAGCGTTGAAAAGTGGTCGCTTGCGCGCGTTAGTCCTGGGTACGTGTCCACAGGGGAAAAAAGTTGCCCTCAGGCTTTCTCGTGCCTTGAGGAAATGCACAAGTCTTCTGTCTCTGACCATAAATGGCAGGGCTAGAAGCCTtgctcagtcagtcagtcagcaaACTTTTTTGGGTCAAATTCCATCTCTTCTGCAGACAAACATGACCCTGAGAAGTTTGTCGCTGTCGGGGGTAACAGGGGAGCTCGTCGGCAAAGTGTTACGCTGTTTGGCCCGCAACGATACCCTCAACGAGCTTTGCCTCAGCGACGCCCCCCGGGGTGATATGTCAGTGCCAGTTGGGTCCATTTACGAATTCACTGAGAACCGACACCTCAGGGTCCTGAAGTTGACGCAACTGAAGCTCGGTGATGCCGCTGCCATGGCGTTCGCGGAATTGCTCATTGACAATGTGACCTTAGAAGAAGTGGATTTTTCTGGTAGCAGTGTAGGAACCTTCGGCGCGCATGCACTTGCCAAAGCGCTCTGTATAAACAGGTCATTGAAGACGCTTTGCTTGGAACGGAGTAGCCTGACCGAACAGTCCGTGGAACTCTTTGCCAGAGCTCTCTCGCTGAATGACTACGTCGAGAAGGTCAGCCTTGGCAATGTGTTCTTACCTGAACAGTGGTGTGTGCCGGCAGAAATCTGTGACTTCAACAAGCTTTGTGGCCGCTTGGAAGTGACGTGGAACACATGGGGTCTCGAACAAACTAGCATCTGCTTGTCTACTGCGCAACCCAGGCAGGAGCGGATTAAGCTATGCTGGAATCGTCTAGCAACCATTGCTAGTGTTGGCACCATTTTCGCCGCTGCGTCTAGTTTAAGTTTTCTTAACGAGGTTGTCGTTGGGAATATCCATTCTGATGTGCGAGGCTTCTCAGAAGCCATCGCTGGCCTATTGGTGTCTACAAAAACGCTCAAGAAGCTGGAAATACGCGAGCTGTTTGCAACCAGCAGCATCGTCATTGCTATTTTGAACGCTTTGGCGCGAAATTCAACTGTGTGCTCCGCCTATTTTTCATGCAGCCTAAGTGACGTCGAAGTTGTCAATGCTTTGATGGCTGCGCTAAATACCAACGTCACGCTTCATTGTGTCAAGTTTCGAGGTCTCTACGTTCGCAACATGGCTAGGTTCGTACGTGGTATTGAAAAGAACGACGTCCTTACAGACTTTTCGTTCGACGGCATACCCGACAAGGAAGACGTTCAAGATCTTTGGAGACTGCTGTGGAGGAACAGGTGCATTCTCAGTCGAGCAGTAAAGCATGTTCAGGGTATCTCTGTGGACGAAGAGGCATTCAGTGTGCTCGCTGGTCGAGACTCTCTAATATGTGCACTCGTCAAGGTTACAGGAAAGACGTCGTCTGAGTGCAGTGACATTGTGAGGCGCATGGTGGACAAACGGCGGATAACCTGA